The DNA region GAAAATCGGCTAACTGATCCGACGATCACTTTCTCTTTTTTCAAACCAAATGTTTCGCGTGTTATGGGATTATGGGATTCCAATCCTACGATGCCATTGCAGATAGTCATAATTTTGTTTCTATTGATGAGATGTTTTTCAACTGCAAGATCACGCTCGAATACATTCACAGAAACCGCCTGATCACAGAAAATGCCTGCCAATCGCTCAAGATTTTCATAGAATTTTCGTACAAGTGGAGATTGATAGGGATGAAAAGGAAAGCCATGAATCGTATGAATAATTATCTTCACACCTGCGAGTTTTGCGGCTATTCTGCCCAATAAACCGGTTTTGGATGAATGAGTATGAACTATATCGAATCGATTATTTCTGAAGAATTTATAGAATCTGAATAAGATGAATACATCGTGCAGATTGATTTTCTGAATCAAATGATAAAATGCAACATGCTTTAACTTCATCTCATGTAACTTGTTAATCATTGGACCATCAGGAGCTGAGATGACCGTTATATCATATTCTGTTTTATCAAGATGATCGAGAAGATGGATCATCATGTTCTGTACCCCGGAAAGGAGTGGAAGCAACTGAACATGACAAATCTTATATTTCATAGTAACATATTGAGGGTTTCAGCAAGTTTTCCCGTCAATGTTCTACGCTCAAAAACTGAATAATCATTTGCTGCTAAAGGAAATCTGGATGTGATAATACCGAGTTCTCTTTCTCTTACTAACTCTACGACAGCTTCTTTGATCTTTTCAATATCATCCGACTCACACACAATTCCTGCATTGTTCCTGTTAATGATATGAGCAGCTTCTCCTTGTGATGGAATTATAGCCAAGATCGGCTTTCGTGCTGCAAGATACTCAAAAAGTTTTGCCGGTATAACAAGTTCTCCTTTGTACTTTGCAATAAACAGAAGCAAGAAATCACTTTCTAGGAGTTCTTTAATAGAATCCTTGTGTGATACTTGTGAGGTCAGTTGTATGTGGTCTTTAATCTTTGAATGTTCAAATTCTTCTCGAATAGAGTCTGATATATTCCCGAAAAATCTGAATAAAACATTTTCTGGCAATATCCTGGATTCCTTCAATTCTTCTAGTGCCTTGATGAGAAAAGCTGGACTGCGCTCTCCATAAAATCCGCCGGTATAAGTAAAAATAATCTTGTTTTTTGACGTAGCAAAATTTTGGGAATAATCCTCGGCATCAAAGCCATTATACAGCACACTAAATTTTGTATCATTTATTAAAGGATACAATTCACATATCCTTTTTTTTGCCCTTTCAGTATTCATAATGACTGCAGATGCCCGGCTAAGAATTTTCTTCTCCCATTTGTATGCATATCTTTCATGCCATGATGTTAAATAACTTTCATCCGGCTTCCCAACAAAGAGATCACGATAATCAACAACGAAAGGTATACCAAATTTCTTTGAAAGCCTATATCCAAGAATAGCTGAAGAAAATGGTCCCACAGTACTGTAAATGACATCAATATTTTGGGTTTTACATATTTTTTTTCCTTCACGATATGCAAAAGGTATCCAGCCAATCTTTGAATCGATAGGAAATATATCTCTGAAGAACTGCTTTCTATGCTGTGAAGTCTTTGTATAGATTCCTTGTTCCTGGTTTGTATCTTTGAGCTTTTCAAAAAGATACAAAAGACGCATCATATCCAGCGAATCGGTTCTATCAAGATCCACATTTTTAACTTCTGTAGTGAGTGAATCATCCCTTGCTATATACGCTATATCTTTGACAGTGAGGATTATTGGATGCCATCCGAATTCAGGGAGATACTTACAGAATTTAACAGATCGTTGCACACCCGGTCCACCAAGAGGTGGGAAAAAATAGGATATGAATAGAACGTTTTTCACTACTCTTTCGCCTTATTATATACTTGAATATTTCGGGATTTTAATAAAAAAATATGACATTCAGAA from Candidatus Cloacimonadota bacterium includes:
- a CDS encoding glycosyltransferase family 4 protein — encoded protein: MKYKICHVQLLPLLSGVQNMMIHLLDHLDKTEYDITVISAPDGPMINKLHEMKLKHVAFYHLIQKINLHDVFILFRFYKFFRNNRFDIVHTHSSKTGLLGRIAAKLAGVKIIIHTIHGFPFHPYQSPLVRKFYENLERLAGIFCDQAVSVNVFERDLAVEKHLINRNKIMTICNGIVGLESHNPITRETFGLKKEKVIVGSVSRFSEQKNIINLINVAVEVVKQAENIVFVFIGDGEYFEETQDIIHKAGVTQNIKLVGWQSNVEDWYDLFDIVILYSKWEGLSLTLLEAMSMKKPLIASNIKGNNELIIDGINGYLVDINNHQELTKKIISLSKDTLTQKKFGEAGYKIFLESYTLDTFVSSYEQLYQRLIEKKYD
- a CDS encoding glycosyltransferase family 4 protein; amino-acid sequence: MKNVLFISYFFPPLGGPGVQRSVKFCKYLPEFGWHPIILTVKDIAYIARDDSLTTEVKNVDLDRTDSLDMMRLLYLFEKLKDTNQEQGIYTKTSQHRKQFFRDIFPIDSKIGWIPFAYREGKKICKTQNIDVIYSTVGPFSSAILGYRLSKKFGIPFVVDYRDLFVGKPDESYLTSWHERYAYKWEKKILSRASAVIMNTERAKKRICELYPLINDTKFSVLYNGFDAEDYSQNFATSKNKIIFTYTGGFYGERSPAFLIKALEELKESRILPENVLFRFFGNISDSIREEFEHSKIKDHIQLTSQVSHKDSIKELLESDFLLLFIAKYKGELVIPAKLFEYLAARKPILAIIPSQGEAAHIINRNNAGIVCESDDIEKIKEAVVELVRERELGIITSRFPLAANDYSVFERRTLTGKLAETLNMLL